CTGATACACACCTTAACCCCATATCTGAACATCGGACTGTCAGCTCAATTGCCAAAAACCTTATGGGTAACTGAAGATAACACGGAGATTTTTGGAGACAGCCTAATTTTGGAATATGAACCTTTCGACTATAACCTGACACGCCCTATGGAATTCCAGGTAGGAGCCGCACTCCTTCTCAAATGGTTTGATCTCTTTTATCAGGCCGATTTGATTCACTGGAACGGGTTAAAATGGGATTCTGAAGACAGTGAACTGTTTGATCAAAAGATCAATGAGGGGATAGAGGAACATTTTGACAAGACCCTGACCCATCGGGCAGGCTTGGCAGTCCATCCTCCCTTCCTGCCCATGAATCTTTATGGAGGATATCAGTTCAGACCCAACCCGCGCAAAGGAGAAGACCCGGTTCATGTGACCAGTGTCGGATTCTCATGGCTTTTCCGGCAAAGTGTAAATATCAGCACCTCCTGGCAATCATGGACCTGGAAGTATGAGGGACAGGATGAGTCCTGGGAACAATTATTAATCGGCATGGAATTTATCTTTTAAAAGTTATTTTACTTCCATACGCAATAAGGCCGTTTTCCGAACGGCCATTTTTTATTCATGTCAAGTTATAAATGCATTGTCATCATTTAAAAAGCTTTCTATTTTTTCTACTGAACATCATAAATGATTAATGCACATAACCGTTCAACATAATCCGGATGTCTTATATAAAACGCATGAATATCTTTGCTCTATTTTTATCCATATTGTACTCTGGCGGAATTTATACCTGGAGTGTTTTCAGTTGAATTTCGGAATCATCATTGCCGGTCCCCTTGCCGGAGGATGGCTTTCAGATACCTTCGGCAATTATCAGTATATGTCCTATGCAACTGCATCGATTGGCCTCACCAACGTAATCCGGGATGATATGCCTTTATAAAGGGATATGAACAGAGTGTCCGGACATGTCCGGTATAAAAATAATAAGAATGGAGGGTTTTCGGATGACACCATCAAACATTCCACGATTTTTCTGGATATCCTTAAGTTTTTGTATGATTGTGGCAACCTTTGGACTTTTAACTATTGCATGGCAATCCACATCTATTTCCATTGAAGTTGCCAATGCTAAAATCAATATGTCCAAGGCGATATCTGAAGTTCGACAGATCAAAGATGAACTGGAAAGGGAACAGGAAATCCTGACAGAGGAAAAAGAATCTCTGAAAGATCTCTTAAAGAATCTGGAAAAGGCACCGGACACATCATTTAATCCGGAAGAACTTCTGATGTCCTATTTATCGAATAAAAAGACAAACTGGTCAACAGTCCAGCAAAAACAACGGTTTAACCAATTAGAACATCGTCTTCAGAGCCTTGAAAAGACACTGGATATAGAATAATAAATCAAAATCTACCAAGTTATTTGAAGCAGGGCTGTAAGGGCTTTAGCCCCGTTATCATCTAGAGGGTGAATGTATTCGACCCGGAAAATATTCAGGGCGCTTTTATCCAGGTGGAATGTACACCCTGTCGTCATTTGGGTTGTTTTTCCAAAACCGGCTTCGTAAAGGTGCTCAAAACGAAAGGCCGGATCAAAAGACATTAACCAGGGTTTATTTGTCTCAATTGAAGTTTTCATAAACACGTAAAATGCGTTGGAACTCTTTTCATTCCGGTTTTGTATGACAATTTCGCTGCCGGATTCAAATCGCTTTCCGGACCAGAGATAAGCACCATTGATGTACTGCCCCCGCTTAATTCGGGATTTGGATTTATCGGTGAATAGTGACACAGAAATCCTGTGATTATCGAAGATGGGGACTTCTCCCCGCAAACCACCGCTTAAATATTCATCAGCATTGACAGCATTAGCTCCTTCGCCGTTGAAAAGACCTGCAGAAAACTTGAATCCCCTGTCCCCCGGTGTCCACTCAGCCAGTACACCAATATCCCGGATCGGAGGAGCAATTTGACGTGTAAGGGGGCGGTATACAAAAGGCATGGATGCCGGACTTTTTAAATTCGAATCACTGAAAGGGACTTTCATCTGTCCGAATTGAAATCTAAGTTGATCCATTACAAACATATCGATATATGCATCTAGCAGTCCTGCAGGAAAATCGACAGATACATGTGTCAGATAGCCGGTAGAATCCCTTTGAATGTCCAGTGAACCGAGAGAAGAAAACTCTGCATACAGTTTATAGCCTAAGCGGTCGGAAGCCTTCCCTTTCATACCCCAACGGGCTTGAAAAACGGAGAAGTACTGTGATTCGAGTACCGGTTCACTTACAAAAGCAAATCTGATAAATCCGAAATGAGTTATCCGTGTTTCATCTTCCCCCGCATACAAAAACCCGTTTAGAGCAAGTATCGCTAAAAATAGATTTAATATATTTAATTTCATGCTCTTCTCAGCTTACAAGTGTATTATAAAGACTCATTATTCCAAGTATTATTGTTAACATTCCAATTGCCTTTCTAAACGTTTTAGGTTTAATGGACTTTACTAAAAAAGCAGAAGGATAAACAGATAAAACAGCACCTATTGTCAGATAGGGTGCCAGAGACAAATCCAGATTGGTATCAGTTAACGCATATAAAATGACACCAACAAGGCATGTAAGCCCTTCAGCAAGAGAAGTGATGGCAACCGCATTTTTACCATCCACACCGGATAAAATCTGACCGCTTGTCACTACAGGGCCATATCCTCCTCCACTCATCCCTTTATTGAATGAAGCAATGATTCCTAATATGCTTACCTTTCTCCATGAAAAAGCATAGGTTTTATTTACTGTCGCAATAACTATAATTCCAATAATCAGAACAAGTCCTCCGATGTAAATTTTCAACCAAAATTTTGGAATATTCACTGCAATAAAGACTGCAATCACAGTGCCAATGATGCTGCAACTGGCTATGAGTAGAGCAACCTTTAAATTCATGGGAAGTCCCTTTTCCACGCTTTTTCTGAATCCCATTTCTCTGAAAGATTTATAGATACGGGCAAGATTCATGGTTTTGGGTTTAAAATCAGCATTTCCAATGGCATGGTGTGTAAATCCTGCAAGTAATCCTGTCACCAGTTCAGATATTAAAATCGCGGGGACTACCTGTAATGGTTCAAAGCCAAGAATCAATAGGAGAGGAGTAAGGGTTGTCCCATACCCCATCCCCATAGACGAATCAATAAGTTCTGCAAAAAATGCAAGTCCCAACAAAGCAAGTCCTACTTCTAATGTCAATTGAAACATGATCTACTCCTTCATGATATTCTCTATATGGATTATCGTATTTAAAATTAAAAAAATTTTTACACTAAATCCGAAATGTGTGTCCCTTCCATCGTTGTGGAAATATAATCCCTGATTTCACGAAAGACGTCAATCAATTTTTGATTTTGTTCTATGGGTGTTTTTTCATAAAAATAAACACTGACTGAGTCCACTGGCGCCAATGCACCATCCATCAGACGAATGATTTCAGCCAAAGAAATCTCCGAGGGATTCTTCCCTATTCTGTATCCACCTTCTGCCCCCCGTTTACTTCGGACATAACCAGCTCTTTTTAAAATGAGAAGAATCTGTTCTAAAAACTTGCGCGGAATATTT
Above is a window of Candidatus Neomarinimicrobiota bacterium DNA encoding:
- a CDS encoding Rrf2 family transcriptional regulator, with translation MKLSAKSEYAILALIDLAERESGGLHHIEDIARRKNIPRKFLEQILLILKRAGYVRSKRGAEGGYRIGKNPSEISLAEIIRLMDGALAPVDSVSVYFYEKTPIEQNQKLIDVFREIRDYISTTMEGTHISDLV
- a CDS encoding sulfite exporter TauE/SafE family protein, coding for MFQLTLEVGLALLGLAFFAELIDSSMGMGYGTTLTPLLLILGFEPLQVVPAILISELVTGLLAGFTHHAIGNADFKPKTMNLARIYKSFREMGFRKSVEKGLPMNLKVALLIASCSIIGTVIAVFIAVNIPKFWLKIYIGGLVLIIGIIVIATVNKTYAFSWRKVSILGIIASFNKGMSGGGYGPVVTSGQILSGVDGKNAVAITSLAEGLTCLVGVILYALTDTNLDLSLAPYLTIGAVLSVYPSAFLVKSIKPKTFRKAIGMLTIILGIMSLYNTLVS